The following are encoded together in the Mammaliicoccus vitulinus genome:
- a CDS encoding biotin-dependent carboxyltransferase family protein yields the protein MSVIIRESGLYTSIQDLGRQKYQHIGIVKNGSIDQLNHRLANMLVGNDEEEALIEMTIKLPSIQFTEPTLIAFTGANFPAYKDHKKITPYKIHLMNKGEVLSFGETSKGTRGYLAIAGGIVAEEWLGSKSTSIRLEMGGFKGRTLQEGDEIELCRNYTAIQKKLFENLEVTETTAWGIDQYTLALNYYTDIFHVISGEGMTHFNAEEIKHLENQVYKVSNRFNRTGLTLEGKSVINRKIVDQSFLSVKKGTVLLNQENQPVVMLNDHQSLSSYPQIGTIASYHIDKLAQKKQGSKMIFKKLTIQEAELNMKKHAQFVKQIKTGIRYKLNEELNK from the coding sequence ATGTCAGTAATTATAAGAGAGTCTGGACTATACACTTCAATACAAGACTTAGGTAGACAAAAATATCAACATATAGGCATTGTAAAAAATGGTTCTATCGATCAACTCAATCATAGATTAGCCAATATGCTAGTTGGAAATGATGAGGAAGAAGCATTAATAGAAATGACAATTAAGTTGCCGAGCATTCAATTTACTGAACCAACATTGATCGCTTTTACAGGTGCGAATTTTCCAGCATATAAAGATCATAAAAAAATAACGCCATACAAAATCCATTTAATGAATAAAGGTGAGGTACTCAGCTTTGGTGAAACTTCAAAAGGTACTAGAGGATACTTAGCTATTGCTGGTGGCATTGTTGCAGAAGAATGGTTAGGATCTAAGTCGACGAGTATTCGATTGGAAATGGGTGGCTTTAAAGGCCGCACACTCCAAGAAGGCGACGAAATAGAATTGTGTAGAAATTACACAGCGATTCAAAAGAAACTGTTTGAGAACTTAGAAGTCACTGAAACGACTGCTTGGGGCATTGATCAATATACGTTAGCTTTAAATTACTATACAGATATTTTTCATGTTATTTCCGGAGAAGGTATGACACATTTTAATGCAGAAGAAATAAAACATCTTGAAAACCAAGTTTATAAAGTATCAAATCGTTTTAATCGAACAGGATTAACATTAGAAGGTAAGTCGGTTATTAATCGAAAAATTGTTGATCAGTCATTTTTAAGTGTTAAAAAAGGCACTGTGTTACTAAACCAAGAGAACCAACCAGTTGTGATGCTGAATGATCATCAATCATTATCGAGTTATCCTCAAATTGGAACGATTGCTTCGTATCATATCGATAAACTAGCACAAAAAAAGCAAGGCTCTAAAATGATTTTTAAGAAGTTAACGATTCAAGAAGCGGAATTAAATATGAAAAAACATGCTCAGTTTGTTAAACAAATTAAAACAGGTATAAGATATAAATTGAATGAAGAATTAAATAAATAA
- a CDS encoding carboxyltransferase domain-containing protein: MRIYPKGDSALTVISDREPSRQLTHEINEFRLEILNQDMPFIDEVIPSESSLMVVYHPYSMMMNHNINEPYKFMTEFVERIIYQKKKDLNHREVIKKSILIDVVIGGKYGPDFNHLTNLSEEEQRQVLESRTYFVSMIGHTPGCPYLSGLSHRLYSDNCNYKQFIPKGSLCIEKDKLFITTTDTSGYWPVIGWTNVDIFDRKSSECKLKFGDDVILNVVDDLPSKDGGYKPCQ, translated from the coding sequence ATGCGCATATATCCTAAAGGGGATTCTGCTCTAACAGTAATAAGTGATCGTGAACCTTCAAGACAGTTAACGCATGAAATAAATGAATTTAGATTAGAAATATTAAATCAAGATATGCCTTTTATTGATGAGGTTATTCCAAGTGAAAGTAGTTTAATGGTCGTTTATCATCCATATAGTATGATGATGAATCATAATATAAATGAACCATATAAATTTATGACAGAATTTGTTGAACGTATTATTTATCAGAAGAAGAAAGACTTGAATCATAGAGAAGTTATAAAAAAATCAATATTAATAGATGTTGTAATTGGCGGTAAATATGGTCCTGATTTTAATCATTTAACGAACTTATCAGAAGAAGAACAAAGACAAGTGCTTGAATCGAGAACTTATTTTGTTTCAATGATAGGACACACTCCGGGATGCCCTTATTTATCTGGATTAAGCCACCGTTTATATTCAGACAACTGCAACTATAAACAATTTATTCCTAAAGGCTCTTTATGCATAGAAAAAGATAAATTATTTATTACAACTACGGATACGAGCGGGTACTGGCCGGTAATTGGTTGGACGAATGTTGACATATTTGATAGAAAAAGTAGTGAGTGCAAACTTAAATTTGGTGATGATGTCATTTTAAATGTAGTTGATGATTTACCAAGTAAGGATGGAGGGTATAAGCCATGTCAGTAA
- the pabB gene encoding aminodeoxychorismate synthase component I — MKTHIKFKYINDQQNEEKLDLKFQNSIASMTAHSIDEVQTLVDKATYYHQQGYYVVMTLPYESAPAFDETLEVHKADGHYGSMQVYDQPVAQFDYDVKNDDTDENMDWQTTNSDAELAHHIHTIQDEIRLGNTYQVNYTTRLTAQSIQDGYAYFQSLTAESHGDYEAYIEHDDETIISISPELFFQFGRHQHLEHTLLTKPMKGTIARGGSLTEDEENLTTLKHSKKDRAENVMIVDLLRNDLSKISKVGTVETIDLFKIEKYKTVYQMTSTVRSQLKDRLSLFNVLQALFPCGSITGAPKESTMRIIKNLEKTARGIYCGAIGLLLPDGRMIFNVPIRTIHNNEKRAIYGVGSGITIDSNAEAEIEEFNMKTKILEKRKVNLIETMRIQDGRVQRRREHTERISKSAEALQIPIELEKWDNILDETEKSHIDRPYKLRIELTHEGEFNVDTTALVDSTKPLTAKLKQAQPVSSIYIKNKTTERHHFKHEHETDVVLYYNDKNEITEFDIGNVVIKDGESFITPPYNEQILNGCMRQQLLASGVIKEQAIDKETLLNNTINHKYEVFMINSLREWTKIDLKF; from the coding sequence TTGAAGACGCATATAAAGTTTAAATATATTAATGATCAGCAAAATGAAGAAAAACTAGACTTAAAGTTTCAGAACTCAATTGCTTCTATGACTGCTCATAGCATCGATGAAGTTCAAACATTAGTTGATAAAGCAACATATTACCATCAACAAGGATATTATGTCGTCATGACATTACCTTACGAAAGTGCACCAGCATTTGACGAAACTTTAGAAGTGCACAAAGCAGACGGTCATTACGGTTCGATGCAAGTGTACGACCAACCAGTTGCTCAATTCGATTATGATGTGAAAAATGATGATACAGATGAAAATATGGATTGGCAGACAACAAATTCAGATGCTGAATTAGCGCATCATATTCATACAATACAAGATGAAATAAGGTTAGGTAATACATACCAAGTAAACTATACGACGCGATTAACAGCTCAATCCATTCAAGATGGCTATGCATATTTCCAATCGTTAACAGCAGAGTCTCATGGTGATTACGAGGCTTATATTGAGCACGATGATGAAACGATTATTTCTATATCGCCAGAGCTTTTCTTTCAATTCGGACGACATCAACATCTTGAACATACATTGTTAACTAAACCGATGAAAGGTACGATTGCAAGAGGTGGTAGCTTAACTGAAGATGAAGAAAATCTTACGACATTAAAGCATTCTAAAAAAGATAGAGCTGAGAATGTGATGATAGTCGATTTATTAAGAAATGATTTAAGCAAGATTTCTAAAGTTGGGACAGTAGAAACGATAGACTTGTTCAAAATTGAAAAATATAAAACCGTTTATCAAATGACAAGTACTGTGCGAAGCCAATTAAAAGATAGACTTTCATTATTTAATGTTCTTCAAGCGCTTTTCCCATGTGGATCTATAACTGGCGCACCTAAAGAATCCACTATGCGAATTATTAAAAATTTAGAAAAAACAGCTAGAGGCATTTATTGTGGTGCAATTGGTTTGTTATTACCAGATGGAAGAATGATTTTCAATGTGCCTATAAGAACGATACATAATAATGAAAAAAGGGCTATTTACGGTGTAGGGTCAGGTATAACAATAGATTCAAATGCTGAAGCGGAAATCGAGGAATTTAACATGAAGACTAAAATACTTGAAAAACGTAAAGTGAATTTAATTGAAACGATGCGAATTCAAGATGGTCGTGTTCAAAGACGTCGTGAGCATACAGAAAGAATTTCAAAAAGCGCTGAAGCGTTACAAATACCTATTGAACTTGAAAAATGGGATAACATACTTGATGAAACAGAAAAAAGTCATATAGACAGACCATATAAATTAAGAATAGAATTGACTCATGAAGGTGAATTCAATGTGGATACAACAGCATTAGTCGATTCGACAAAACCACTAACAGCAAAATTGAAACAGGCTCAACCAGTTTCTTCTATATATATTAAAAACAAAACAACTGAGCGTCATCATTTTAAGCACGAACATGAGACAGATGTGGTATTGTACTATAATGACAAAAATGAAATTACTGAATTTGATATTGGTAACGTTGTGATTAAAGATGGTGAATCTTTTATAACACCACCTTATAACGAACAAATTTTAAATGGTTGTATGAGGCAACAACTGCTAGCATCTGGCGTCATTAAAGAACAAGCAATTGATAAAGAAACATTGTTAAATAACACTATTAATCATAAATATGAAGTATTTATGATTAATAGTTTGAGAGAATGGACTAAAATAGATTTAAAATTTTGA
- a CDS encoding anthranilate synthase component II produces MIMMIDNHDSFTYNIIEYIKILTKNNEIKILKSEDVTVEIVQSLNPDVIIISPGPGHPDDYAALKSFIYNIYKDVPILGVCLGFQLLIATFGGSVIKGERPVHGHTARLEHDGKGLFEHLPQDFQVTRYHSLIADKKYIPQDFIVTARTSDDIPMAIRHKSLPIEAVQYHPESIISEYGLEQLANFLMKAGVEIEDAYKV; encoded by the coding sequence ATGATTATGATGATAGATAACCACGATTCATTTACATATAATATTATTGAATATATAAAAATACTAACTAAAAATAATGAAATTAAAATTTTGAAATCTGAAGATGTGACTGTAGAAATCGTTCAATCTCTTAATCCCGACGTGATCATCATTTCGCCAGGACCGGGCCATCCTGATGATTATGCAGCGTTGAAATCGTTTATTTACAATATTTATAAAGATGTACCTATATTAGGCGTATGTTTAGGTTTCCAATTATTAATTGCTACTTTCGGTGGAAGTGTGATAAAAGGTGAACGACCTGTTCATGGTCACACTGCGAGACTAGAACATGATGGAAAGGGATTGTTTGAACATTTACCTCAAGATTTCCAAGTTACGCGATACCATTCTTTAATAGCTGATAAAAAGTACATTCCTCAAGATTTTATTGTTACTGCGAGAACAAGTGATGATATCCCGATGGCCATTCGACATAAATCATTACCAATTGAAGCTGTTCAATATCATCCCGAATCAATTATCAGTGAATATGGTTTAGAGCAGTTAGCGAATTTCTTGATGAAAGCAGGTGTTGAAATTGAAGACGCATATAAAGTTTAA
- the queC gene encoding 7-cyano-7-deazaguanine synthase QueC — translation MSETLKNEKALVVFSGGQDSTTCLFYAKKQFKEVELVTFQYGQRHDLEIKVAEDIASEQGLKHHVLDMSLLSQLSPNALTDHNMKIENDENGIPNTFVPARNLLFLSFAGALAYQIGAKHIITGVCETDFSGYPDCRDSFVKSMNLSLNLSMDKDFVIHTPLMWLNKKETWALSDQLGALDYVREKTLTCYNGVMSDGCGECPACKLRKQGLDQYLETKGSL, via the coding sequence ATGTCAGAAACATTAAAAAATGAAAAAGCACTTGTCGTGTTCAGTGGTGGACAAGATAGTACAACATGCTTGTTTTACGCTAAGAAACAATTTAAAGAAGTAGAATTAGTTACATTTCAATATGGTCAAAGGCACGATTTAGAAATTAAAGTTGCAGAAGATATTGCGAGCGAACAAGGTTTAAAACACCACGTTCTCGATATGTCATTACTTTCACAACTTTCTCCAAACGCATTAACTGATCATAATATGAAAATAGAAAATGATGAAAATGGAATTCCAAATACATTTGTACCAGCTAGAAATTTATTATTTTTATCATTTGCTGGTGCATTAGCTTACCAAATTGGCGCTAAACATATTATTACAGGTGTTTGTGAAACAGACTTTAGCGGCTATCCAGATTGTAGAGATAGTTTCGTCAAATCTATGAACTTATCACTTAACTTATCAATGGATAAAGACTTTGTGATTCATACACCACTTATGTGGTTGAACAAAAAAGAAACATGGGCTTTAAGCGATCAATTAGGTGCACTGGACTATGTTAGAGAAAAAACATTAACATGTTATAACGGTGTAATGAGTGATGGTTGTGGCGAGTGTCCTGCTTGTAAATTGAGAAAACAAGGCTTAGACCAATATCTAGAAACGAAAGGAAGTTTATAA
- the queD gene encoding 6-carboxytetrahydropterin synthase QueD: MLQQIYPSVQHPYAFELNKDFNFSSAHYIPYEEAGKCKNIHGHTYFINLTIAGNELDKMGFLVNFSELKSLIHKRYDHKLLNDFDEFKDNSPSTEQVAQTIYNIVQEALDRRANKPKCIQVFVRETPTSYVVYRPIKQGDNNA; this comes from the coding sequence ATGCTACAACAAATTTATCCAAGTGTTCAACATCCTTATGCCTTCGAACTGAATAAAGATTTCAACTTTTCTAGTGCGCATTACATTCCTTATGAAGAGGCAGGTAAATGTAAAAATATTCATGGCCATACTTATTTTATAAACTTAACAATTGCAGGTAACGAATTAGATAAAATGGGATTTTTAGTGAATTTTAGCGAACTTAAATCTTTAATTCACAAAAGATATGACCATAAACTGTTAAATGACTTTGATGAATTTAAAGATAACAGTCCTTCAACTGAACAAGTTGCCCAAACAATATACAATATCGTACAAGAAGCTTTAGATAGACGAGCAAACAAACCTAAATGTATACAAGTCTTTGTTAGAGAGACACCAACAAGTTATGTTGTTTATCGTCCTATTAAACAAGGTGACAATAATGCCTAA
- the queE gene encoding 7-carboxy-7-deazaguanine synthase QueE: MPKIPVLEIFGPTIQGEGSVIGRKTMFVRTSGCDYRCSWCDSSFTWDGSAKDDIRLLEPEDIISELDAIAPNKYQHVTISGGNPALIKNIGPLVEALNERNIETALETQGSKFQSWMTLIDDLTISPKPPSSGMKPNLPILDEVIAQCVQDSLSLKVVIFDEKDYQFAKDIHNRYPSIPFYLQVGNPYLDDSVSNHTEKLLEKYEQLIDKVMNDTLNDIYVLPQLHTLLWSNKKGV; encoded by the coding sequence ATGCCTAAAATACCCGTATTAGAAATTTTCGGTCCTACCATTCAAGGTGAAGGATCTGTCATCGGTCGAAAAACGATGTTTGTGAGAACAAGCGGGTGTGATTACCGATGTAGTTGGTGTGACTCAAGTTTCACTTGGGATGGTTCTGCTAAAGATGATATTCGCTTACTCGAACCAGAAGACATCATATCTGAATTAGATGCCATTGCACCTAATAAATATCAACACGTTACAATATCCGGCGGTAATCCAGCACTCATAAAAAATATTGGTCCTTTAGTAGAAGCGCTGAACGAAAGGAACATCGAGACTGCGCTCGAGACGCAAGGTTCAAAATTCCAAAGCTGGATGACACTTATCGATGACTTAACAATTAGTCCTAAACCTCCAAGTTCTGGTATGAAACCAAACTTACCAATTTTGGATGAAGTCATTGCACAATGTGTTCAAGATAGCCTTTCACTAAAAGTCGTTATATTCGATGAAAAAGATTATCAATTCGCCAAAGATATCCACAACAGATACCCTTCCATTCCATTCTACTTGCAAGTTGGAAATCCTTACTTAGACGATAGTGTTTCAAACCATACAGAAAAACTATTAGAAAAATATGAACAACTTATTGATAAAGTCATGAACGACACATTAAATGATATTTATGTCTTACCTCAATTACACACTTTATTGTGGAGTAATAAAAAAGGCGTTTAA
- a CDS encoding DUF1129 family protein gives MARTTKQLIDENNEKRKQLNEEDLEVYEDFLLYVRTDLRVSEHETEVILMDVLDHLLEAVSHGSSAIEFFGHDVKGHADEILEELPNESNKAVMKMVMMGVAYFYSIYFIVSGIVGIFADYKTPLISTLSLLILVPIGGFFIIKMLFNIIQRYIFDKSQYKKFKETVYAGLVVGVIPAILILVPNIIFKDMMRVYIPWWIFLVIGIAIYSIYKISKKNGQN, from the coding sequence ATGGCGAGAACAACTAAACAATTGATAGATGAAAACAATGAGAAGAGAAAGCAATTAAATGAAGAAGATTTAGAAGTGTACGAAGATTTCTTGTTATATGTGAGAACGGATTTAAGAGTAAGTGAACACGAAACTGAAGTTATTTTGATGGATGTATTAGATCATTTATTAGAAGCTGTTTCACACGGTTCATCAGCTATAGAATTTTTTGGACATGATGTAAAAGGGCATGCTGATGAAATCTTAGAAGAGCTACCTAATGAATCTAACAAAGCTGTGATGAAAATGGTAATGATGGGTGTTGCTTATTTTTACAGTATTTATTTTATTGTTTCTGGTATTGTTGGAATATTTGCAGACTATAAGACGCCACTAATATCAACACTTTCATTATTAATTTTAGTACCAATAGGTGGATTCTTCATTATAAAAATGCTGTTTAATATTATTCAAAGGTATATATTTGATAAATCACAATACAAAAAATTTAAAGAAACTGTTTATGCAGGTCTAGTTGTAGGTGTCATTCCAGCAATATTAATATTAGTACCAAATATTATATTTAAAGATATGATGAGAGTTTATATTCCGTGGTGGATATTCCTTGTAATAGGTATCGCGATTTATAGTATTTATAAAATATCAAAGAAAAATGGACAAAATTAG
- a CDS encoding PadR family transcriptional regulator, with translation MSSIKTQMRKGLLDACILSIIQSQPVYGYELSRKLNEHQFTDVSEGTIYPILLRLLNKEFIYSEFKHSEQGPKRKYYYITEKGREELEIVSNEWLKMKEPITKLLKGSTDDGENN, from the coding sequence ATGTCGTCCATAAAGACACAAATGAGAAAAGGTTTATTAGATGCTTGTATATTGTCTATTATACAATCTCAACCTGTATATGGTTATGAGTTATCACGTAAATTAAATGAGCATCAATTTACTGATGTGAGCGAAGGTACAATTTATCCGATTTTATTGAGGCTATTGAATAAAGAATTTATTTATAGCGAGTTCAAGCATAGTGAACAAGGACCAAAGAGAAAGTATTATTACATAACTGAGAAAGGCCGCGAAGAATTAGAAATCGTAAGTAATGAATGGCTTAAAATGAAAGAACCAATTACTAAATTGTTAAAAGGGAGCACTGACGATGGCGAGAACAACTAA
- a CDS encoding GlsB/YeaQ/YmgE family stress response membrane protein, which translates to MGFILMLIVGGLIGWLAGVILGKDIPGGIIGNIIAGLIGSAIGGSLLGDLGPVWGGVAIIPALIGSIILILVLSFILKMIKK; encoded by the coding sequence ATGGGCTTTATATTAATGTTAATCGTAGGCGGACTTATAGGTTGGCTAGCAGGCGTTATATTAGGTAAAGATATACCTGGCGGCATTATTGGTAACATCATTGCCGGTTTAATCGGGTCAGCTATTGGTGGTTCTTTACTAGGCGATTTAGGTCCAGTATGGGGCGGAGTAGCAATTATACCAGCACTTATTGGTTCAATTATATTGATACTCGTACTATCATTCATCTTAAAAATGATCAAAAAATAA
- a CDS encoding YwiC-like family protein, translated as MFKFKKPNQHGVWSMIVVPIAFGIAASGFTFLHILLYIGVLAAYFMSDQVFFYLKKRKKDIGYIYTASIFALIVLISFIPIVLYRNDTFWIFLLMLPLSFINAYFAKKKNERAFTNDLIAVIIFCLFGIISTLLNTAISNIQTWLPVFIISFMYFFGTILYVKTMIREKKSTKYKWSSWIYHLCIVIVGFVISPLVMVMYIPSLIRSIVLYAKKIKIMHVGLIEIANSVFVLVVGSMYLH; from the coding sequence TTGTTTAAATTTAAAAAACCAAATCAACATGGTGTTTGGTCGATGATCGTCGTACCTATCGCATTTGGTATCGCAGCAAGCGGTTTTACATTTTTGCATATATTATTATATATAGGTGTACTAGCAGCTTATTTCATGAGTGATCAAGTATTTTTCTATTTAAAGAAAAGGAAAAAAGACATAGGCTACATATACACAGCTAGCATATTCGCACTAATAGTCCTTATATCATTTATACCCATAGTGTTATATAGAAATGATACATTTTGGATCTTTTTATTGATGTTGCCTCTATCATTTATCAACGCATATTTCGCTAAAAAGAAAAATGAAAGGGCATTTACAAATGACTTAATAGCTGTCATTATATTTTGCTTATTTGGTATAATTAGCACATTATTAAACACAGCTATATCAAATATTCAAACATGGTTACCGGTTTTTATAATAAGCTTTATGTATTTCTTTGGAACGATATTATATGTAAAAACGATGATTAGAGAGAAAAAATCAACAAAATATAAATGGAGTTCATGGATATATCATTTATGTATTGTCATTGTAGGATTCGTGATTAGTCCTTTAGTTATGGTCATGTATATACCAAGTTTAATACGCTCAATCGTTTTATATGCGAAGAAAATTAAAATTATGCATGTTGGACTAATAGAAATAGCCAATTCTGTCTTCGTGTTAGTAGTCGGATCGATGTACTTACATTAA
- a CDS encoding aldo/keto reductase: protein MVKLNNNVDIPELGLGVYKINEEDVERVVNTAIEAGYRAIDTAWFYKNEKALGHALNKIDIDREELFITTKLWNDFQGYDETIKAFNDSLESLQLKYIDMYLIHWPCPEDNLFVETYQALEKLYKEGKIKAIGVCNFKEHHLEKLLAETEVVPAVNQVEFHPKFNQKELQTYCESKGIKVMAWSPLMRGGEWLDNPVLKNIAEKYNKTVAQVIIKWHIQQDRLVIPKSQNDNRIRENFDVFNFELSDEDIIEIDNLHTNERQFRDPDDVKIGDMK from the coding sequence ATGGTTAAATTAAATAATAATGTAGATATACCAGAATTAGGTTTAGGCGTATATAAAATTAATGAAGAAGATGTTGAAAGAGTCGTAAATACTGCGATTGAAGCTGGTTATAGAGCGATTGATACTGCTTGGTTTTATAAAAATGAAAAAGCATTAGGTCACGCTTTAAATAAAATTGATATAGATCGTGAAGAACTTTTCATTACAACTAAATTATGGAATGATTTTCAAGGGTACGATGAAACAATTAAAGCATTTAATGACTCCTTAGAGTCTTTACAATTAAAGTATATAGATATGTATTTAATTCATTGGCCATGTCCAGAAGATAATCTTTTCGTGGAAACATACCAAGCTTTAGAAAAATTATATAAAGAAGGTAAAATTAAAGCGATAGGCGTATGTAATTTTAAAGAGCATCACTTAGAAAAATTATTAGCTGAAACAGAAGTTGTCCCAGCGGTTAACCAAGTAGAATTTCATCCGAAATTTAACCAAAAAGAACTGCAAACATATTGTGAAAGTAAAGGCATTAAAGTTATGGCTTGGAGTCCTTTAATGAGAGGCGGAGAATGGCTAGATAACCCGGTTTTGAAAAATATAGCTGAAAAATATAATAAAACTGTCGCGCAAGTGATTATTAAATGGCACATACAACAAGATAGACTTGTTATACCAAAATCTCAAAATGACAACAGAATTAGAGAGAACTTTGATGTGTTTAACTTTGAATTAAGCGATGAAGATATAATAGAAATTGATAATCTTCATACAAATGAGAGACAATTTAGAGATCCAGATGATGTGAAAATAGGAGATATGAAATAA
- a CDS encoding pseudouridine synthase, producing the protein MRINKFLSEAGVCSRRGADKWISANRVKINDELATLGSKVEDADVVKVDNEVITIDKGYVYIALNKPRGITSTTERHIKGNVVDYVNHQERIFHIGRLDKDSEGLLLLTSDGDIVNEILRAENNHEKEYIVSVDKPITKDFVKQMSEGVEILNQKTLPAKIEQLNDRTFKIVLTQGLNRQIRRMCETLGYDVKKLKRIRIMNIKLEGIKYGEWRDLTKEEFEELTNSLSYTPKRERMISK; encoded by the coding sequence ATGAGAATTAATAAATTTCTAAGTGAAGCTGGAGTATGTTCAAGAAGAGGCGCAGATAAATGGATCAGCGCTAATCGAGTTAAAATAAATGATGAATTGGCAACATTAGGATCAAAAGTAGAAGATGCAGATGTTGTTAAAGTTGATAATGAAGTGATAACAATTGATAAAGGTTATGTATATATAGCTCTAAACAAACCTCGTGGTATTACTTCTACAACTGAACGTCATATTAAAGGTAATGTTGTTGACTATGTGAATCATCAAGAAAGAATATTTCATATTGGGAGACTAGATAAAGACTCTGAAGGACTTCTATTACTGACAAGTGATGGAGATATAGTGAATGAAATATTACGTGCAGAGAATAATCATGAAAAAGAATACATTGTTTCTGTAGATAAACCTATTACGAAAGATTTCGTTAAACAAATGTCTGAAGGTGTAGAAATTTTAAATCAAAAGACGCTTCCAGCCAAAATAGAACAACTCAATGATAGAACGTTTAAAATTGTTTTGACTCAAGGTTTAAATCGTCAAATTAGACGTATGTGTGAAACTTTAGGATATGATGTTAAAAAATTAAAAAGAATACGTATTATGAATATTAAACTAGAAGGTATTAAATATGGTGAGTGGAGAGATTTAACAAAAGAAGAATTTGAAGAACTGACAAATTCACTTTCATACACACCAAAAAGAGAGCGCATGATATCTAAATAA
- a CDS encoding DUF3817 domain-containing protein has product MSKTTLTSLFRFTGYLEGGSLLLLVFIAMPIKYILSNPNVVAVLGMVHGGLFTIYLIMILVMAIIVRTHIKWSVIAFVSAFIPFGTFIFDRFFINSKSYQNITQ; this is encoded by the coding sequence GTGAGCAAAACTACATTAACATCATTATTTAGATTTACAGGATATTTAGAAGGTGGATCATTACTATTATTAGTATTTATAGCAATGCCTATCAAATATATATTGAGTAATCCAAATGTAGTTGCAGTATTAGGCATGGTACACGGGGGATTATTTACAATTTATCTTATTATGATACTCGTAATGGCTATTATTGTAAGAACCCATATTAAATGGTCTGTTATTGCTTTTGTATCAGCATTTATACCATTTGGTACATTTATATTTGATCGTTTCTTTATTAATAGCAAGTCGTATCAAAATATTACACAATAA